From a region of the Mycobacteroides saopaulense genome:
- a CDS encoding MlaD family protein, which produces MAIYKDPSGRSAGPAALKVRGLVLALVVAAGGYSLYQSGIGSYGQPFELTLITNTIGEGMGPGGEVKYRGYNIGQVKSLQTTGYNKQRMTVILDGRQAKALTSDTKAQFTSSNIFGTAAVELVSSGVGEPLKPGGVLEISSDVKAASITGFLRMGQRLGAILDTREFNAIIATFERHADLTAPVVRSFWDLFGMIADSQTVPFSKTLAVMASMIEGTNDFTPVIGSANKLLDGLDFMVGPGNTERATAALDSLSDLLKVAGDGFRDNNDWAVPLIRSVLDLAIPYTYFLGSLSPAFDRLNGLLDRTTAAFPVDNGKVRLNVQLIMDTAPGLGAALPMAPDGQAASSAAPTGPAAGPTSGGQR; this is translated from the coding sequence GTGGCCATCTACAAAGATCCGAGTGGACGGTCCGCAGGTCCGGCCGCTCTCAAAGTCCGAGGGCTCGTCCTGGCGCTGGTGGTGGCCGCGGGCGGCTACTCGCTCTACCAATCCGGAATCGGCAGTTACGGCCAACCTTTCGAACTCACCCTCATCACCAACACCATCGGTGAGGGCATGGGTCCCGGCGGCGAGGTCAAGTACCGCGGCTACAACATCGGACAGGTCAAGTCGCTGCAAACCACCGGATACAACAAGCAGCGGATGACGGTGATCCTCGACGGCCGGCAGGCCAAGGCCCTCACGTCGGATACCAAGGCGCAGTTCACATCATCGAACATCTTCGGCACCGCGGCCGTCGAGCTCGTCAGCAGCGGCGTCGGCGAACCACTGAAACCCGGTGGCGTGCTGGAGATCAGCAGCGACGTCAAGGCAGCATCCATCACCGGGTTCCTGCGGATGGGTCAGCGACTCGGCGCGATTCTTGATACCCGCGAATTCAACGCGATCATCGCGACATTCGAGCGCCACGCCGACCTGACTGCCCCTGTGGTGAGGTCCTTCTGGGATCTGTTCGGAATGATCGCCGACTCCCAGACCGTGCCCTTCTCCAAGACCCTGGCCGTGATGGCCTCGATGATCGAGGGGACCAACGATTTCACCCCGGTCATCGGGTCGGCCAACAAGCTGTTGGACGGTCTGGACTTCATGGTGGGACCCGGTAACACCGAGCGAGCGACCGCCGCGCTCGATTCATTGTCGGACCTGCTGAAGGTGGCCGGTGACGGCTTCCGCGACAACAACGACTGGGCCGTCCCGTTGATTCGGTCGGTGCTGGATCTGGCCATTCCGTACACCTACTTCCTGGGCAGCCTCTCCCCCGCCTTCGACAGGCTCAACGGCCTGCTGGACCGCACCACCGCGGCATTTCCCGTCGACAACGGCAAGGTGCGCCTGAATGTCCAGCTGATCATGGACACCGCACCCGGTCTCGGCGCCGCATTGCCGATGGCGCCCGACGGTCAAGCCGCTTCCTCGGCCGCACCCACGGGGCCTGCCGCCGGGCCAACCTCTGGAGGACAGCGATGA
- a CDS encoding MCE family protein, giving the protein MQVNALKRIFARNNPILDEHQAAKRNRRNGLIGVLVIASVLAATGVAFVNTSGMKTYALHLRASGGLRAGDDVRIAGISVGKVSTVSIDKSLVKATFTVDHSVPVGSESRADIRMLTPLGGHYLALYPEGDAPLGSTPIPPERTSVPFEINELFQKFTPVVQKVDAKVIHDSLMEVANAVDKYPNGLRDFFTSSQSLISALAPTTEDFHATLNYANEYLRAFKTGKEQLASIVTMLSKLGAKYSSSTTDLIEVFVLLRDLIRLLNRFFTAYARDYEPMLNGLDDIVDTLTKYPEKLGKAAEQWGQLVGIVLPMLSGNGITINENDRVIPGQDVCLPHFFRFC; this is encoded by the coding sequence GTGCAAGTGAATGCGCTGAAGCGAATTTTCGCGAGAAACAATCCAATCCTCGATGAACACCAGGCGGCCAAGCGCAATCGCCGCAATGGACTCATCGGCGTCCTCGTCATCGCCTCGGTATTGGCCGCAACCGGAGTGGCTTTCGTCAACACCAGCGGCATGAAGACCTACGCGCTGCATCTTCGGGCCTCGGGTGGGCTGCGCGCCGGCGACGATGTCCGAATCGCCGGTATCTCGGTGGGCAAGGTGTCGACCGTGAGTATCGATAAATCCTTGGTAAAGGCCACCTTTACGGTGGATCACTCGGTTCCGGTCGGATCGGAGTCGCGCGCCGACATCCGGATGCTCACCCCGCTGGGCGGGCACTATCTGGCCCTGTACCCCGAAGGCGATGCACCCCTGGGAAGCACACCCATCCCGCCCGAACGCACGAGTGTCCCCTTCGAGATCAACGAGTTGTTCCAGAAGTTCACACCCGTGGTGCAGAAGGTGGATGCCAAGGTCATCCACGACAGCCTGATGGAAGTCGCTAACGCTGTTGACAAATACCCCAATGGTTTACGCGACTTCTTCACCTCGTCTCAGTCGCTCATCAGCGCGCTCGCACCGACCACCGAGGACTTCCACGCCACGCTGAACTACGCGAACGAGTACCTCCGGGCGTTCAAGACGGGCAAGGAACAGCTCGCCAGCATCGTCACGATGTTGTCCAAGCTCGGCGCCAAATACAGCAGTTCCACGACCGACCTGATCGAGGTCTTTGTCCTGCTACGGGATCTCATTCGGCTCTTGAACCGATTCTTCACGGCGTATGCGCGCGACTACGAACCGATGCTCAACGGCCTGGACGACATCGTCGATACCCTCACCAAATACCCCGAGAAACTCGGCAAAGCCGCCGAGCAGTGGGGCCAACTCGTCGGGATTGTCTTGCCCATGCTCAGTGGCAACGGCATCACCATCAACGAGAACGATCGAGTGATCCCCGGACAAGACGTCTGCCTACCGCACTTCTTCAGGTTCTGCTGA
- a CDS encoding MlaD family protein, producing MKRIALLMTGLAAIVAVAVVLTLIIVNALRTPVNGPVRRFDALFTDASGLIIGNDVRISGVQVGKVEKIHLDGKNARVTFNVLTDHPLYQNTTVAIRYQSLVGQRYVEIAQAPRPSAPLAAGATIPLGQTIPSFDIAKLFNGFRPVFETLDPAQFNRLTQNILQLIQGDQRGIGPILRDIDAVLKLSVDRQAALQTIITNLGDISKELGGTSDELFYLINDLNDVLEPFEKQADEFNRAGRDALPVLRRSVSLLRYIENTVDGAQLPLYDVASRTTPGTPTIMAGLSLIPDLVQGMRDALIEEKTAPPTAFECKNGMVKLPGVGEVSFANQDLVVCK from the coding sequence ATGAAGCGGATCGCACTGCTGATGACTGGCCTGGCCGCCATTGTCGCGGTGGCGGTGGTACTCACCCTGATCATCGTGAACGCACTGCGCACGCCGGTGAACGGTCCGGTGCGGCGCTTCGACGCGTTGTTCACCGACGCTTCGGGATTGATCATCGGCAACGATGTGCGCATCTCCGGAGTGCAGGTCGGCAAGGTCGAGAAGATTCACCTCGACGGCAAGAACGCCCGGGTGACATTCAACGTGCTGACCGACCATCCCCTGTACCAGAACACCACCGTCGCGATCCGATACCAGTCGCTGGTGGGACAGCGGTACGTTGAAATCGCTCAGGCGCCAAGGCCCAGTGCACCCCTGGCGGCAGGCGCCACGATACCGCTCGGGCAAACGATCCCCTCGTTCGATATTGCCAAGTTGTTCAACGGTTTTCGACCGGTCTTCGAAACGCTCGATCCCGCCCAGTTCAACAGGCTGACGCAGAATATTCTTCAACTCATCCAGGGGGATCAGCGCGGTATCGGACCGATCCTGCGGGATATCGATGCCGTGCTGAAGCTCTCGGTCGATCGCCAGGCCGCCTTGCAGACCATCATCACGAATCTGGGTGACATCTCCAAAGAGCTCGGTGGCACCTCGGATGAGTTGTTCTATCTGATCAACGACCTCAACGACGTGCTGGAACCCTTTGAGAAACAAGCCGACGAATTCAACAGGGCCGGCAGGGACGCACTACCGGTGCTCCGCCGCTCGGTCAGCCTGCTGCGGTACATCGAGAACACCGTCGACGGCGCTCAACTACCCCTCTACGACGTCGCGAGCCGAACCACTCCGGGCACCCCGACCATCATGGCCGGTCTGTCGTTGATCCCCGACCTCGTGCAGGGCATGCGCGATGCCTTGATCGAGGAGAAGACCGCGCCTCCCACCGCATTCGAGTGCAAGAACGGCATGGTGAAGCTACCCGGTGTCGGTGAGGTGTCCTTCGCCAATCAAGACCTGGTGGTGTGCAAGTGA
- a CDS encoding MlaD family protein, with product MMRRVLTLLLTTALAVVPACSSEALDPTKMPMPGAYIPKDTYRVKIEFSSVLNLPGRAKVDSGGVQVGLLDRVELKGTTPVVYVDIDGGAKFPKNVKAELRQATVLGDIYIAMISPANPVPAQLQNGDTIALADTVPAANVEDLMRSMSNLIGGGSLNTMQTTVANMNSAFPPPEELDRIHRALAGIINDLSNNQDTINKILTNMQTISETFRANKGTYRRLLTEGPTKLPSLAKVVLSLSDLIIYGAEFGRQISQILDYPNLMQILSYLTPFIHSASTADTTIPVLGDKMVRTIRDRIIPFFKDGGPKYTVTDIQTPDGTLGVSPGERADSVIRNMQTMGLVR from the coding sequence ATGATGCGACGCGTACTGACCTTGCTGCTCACCACGGCACTCGCTGTGGTCCCGGCGTGCTCGAGCGAGGCCCTCGACCCCACCAAGATGCCCATGCCCGGCGCCTACATCCCGAAAGACACGTACCGGGTCAAGATCGAGTTCTCCAGCGTGCTGAATCTGCCCGGGCGGGCAAAAGTCGACTCGGGCGGCGTCCAGGTCGGTCTGCTGGACCGGGTGGAGCTCAAGGGCACCACGCCGGTGGTGTACGTGGACATCGACGGCGGCGCCAAATTCCCGAAGAACGTCAAGGCCGAGCTCCGGCAGGCCACCGTGCTCGGGGACATCTACATCGCCATGATCTCGCCCGCGAATCCGGTTCCCGCCCAGCTGCAGAACGGGGACACGATCGCGCTGGCGGACACGGTTCCGGCCGCGAACGTGGAAGACCTCATGCGCTCCATGTCGAACCTGATCGGCGGGGGCAGCCTCAACACCATGCAAACCACCGTCGCCAACATGAACAGCGCCTTCCCCCCGCCGGAGGAACTCGATCGCATTCATCGTGCGCTGGCCGGAATCATCAACGACCTGTCCAACAACCAGGACACCATCAACAAGATCCTGACCAACATGCAAACCATCAGCGAGACCTTCCGAGCCAACAAGGGAACGTATCGACGGTTGCTCACCGAGGGCCCGACCAAGTTGCCTTCACTGGCCAAAGTGGTTCTCAGCCTTAGCGATCTGATCATCTATGGGGCCGAGTTCGGACGGCAGATCTCACAGATCCTGGACTATCCGAACCTCATGCAGATACTGTCCTACCTCACTCCGTTCATCCACAGCGCCTCCACCGCCGATACCACCATCCCGGTACTCGGCGACAAGATGGTTCGAACCATCCGTGACAGGATCATTCCCTTCTTCAAGGACGGCGGCCCCAAGTACACCGTCACCGATATCCAGACTCCCGACGGCACACTGGGTGTCAGCCCAGGGGAACGCGCCGATTCGGTGATCCGGAACATGCAGACGATGGGGCTGGTGCGATGA
- a CDS encoding ABC transporter permease — protein MATSRPSRYFPDELPAAARSIWNFTKGAGGSAEHLGHQITFVGLVLAAIPQTLKRYRRQTGVLLVDMTWGNGSIIVGGGVIGVLVFMGVAVGASVGIVGFSTLDMVGMGSLTGFISAYVNTREMAPMIAAIGFAAQAGCRMTAEIGAMRISEEIDALEAQGIRSIPFVVTTRVIAGIIIIVPLYVLTLLLAYGSCAFMVFYVHNQSQGVYKHYFDSFVHPIDVLYSVIKAVVFVVIIIAIQCYQGYYAGGGPEGVGMASGRAIRASLVAIVLFDMLLTLLFWGNNPGIQISG, from the coding sequence ATGGCCACCTCCCGCCCCTCCCGGTACTTCCCGGACGAACTTCCCGCGGCCGCGCGGTCCATCTGGAACTTCACCAAGGGCGCGGGCGGCTCGGCCGAACATCTCGGCCACCAAATCACTTTCGTCGGCCTGGTGCTGGCCGCCATCCCCCAGACGCTCAAGCGCTACCGGCGCCAAACCGGCGTCCTGCTGGTCGACATGACATGGGGCAACGGCTCGATCATCGTCGGCGGCGGGGTCATCGGCGTGCTGGTGTTCATGGGTGTGGCCGTCGGGGCATCGGTCGGCATCGTGGGTTTCTCGACCCTCGACATGGTCGGCATGGGATCGCTCACCGGATTCATCTCGGCGTACGTGAACACCCGGGAGATGGCGCCGATGATCGCCGCGATCGGCTTTGCCGCCCAAGCGGGATGCCGGATGACGGCGGAGATCGGCGCCATGCGCATCTCCGAAGAGATCGACGCGCTGGAGGCGCAGGGCATCCGGTCCATCCCGTTCGTGGTCACCACCCGGGTGATCGCCGGAATCATCATCATCGTCCCGCTCTACGTGTTGACCCTGCTGCTGGCCTACGGCTCCTGCGCGTTCATGGTGTTCTACGTTCACAACCAGTCGCAGGGCGTCTACAAGCACTACTTCGACTCGTTCGTGCACCCCATCGACGTGCTCTATTCGGTCATCAAGGCCGTCGTGTTCGTCGTCATCATCATCGCCATCCAGTGCTATCAGGGGTACTACGCAGGCGGCGGCCCCGAAGGCGTGGGCATGGCCTCCGGCCGCGCCATCCGGGCATCACTGGTCGCGATCGTCCTGTTCGACATGCTCCTCACGTTGCTCTTCTGGGGCAACAATCCTGGAATTCAGATATCGGGGTAA
- a CDS encoding MlaD family protein, giving the protein MTQPVFIQNIANRIAAMRPAARAGSVSAIALVLVAVVATAGIFGARTIFPAVKNLVMPYLGNAHIPLLDHTRALCANFRDGSGLYKGNKVLLLGVEIGTVTEVANKTDHVQVDFEIPEDMELPADVGAASYSQSVITNRSIELTRSWSEGPKFAGDQCISTENTRTPVTVTESFSAIGQLADTLMQAAPGQDPANSPGVQALNKTLKGAARSLDGVGPGFKEMLNNLTTMVGDPYKADADYRQLFENSAIVTSNWLQYWNEFSGVVKSLPDVARLIAGISDNFASGLDYLTTILPTLNGMVQRAAGRLYKNVFDKLVPWIRDILNAYTPHILTFFNTLPPMINWLADDIYLPNTKTHNVTYVPPRVAISPEQASAICQNLRDRNTPGSQAACAPGTASDPVTLGLTNLIMGAALS; this is encoded by the coding sequence ATGACACAGCCAGTATTCATTCAGAACATCGCGAACCGCATCGCGGCAATGCGGCCCGCCGCGCGCGCGGGCTCGGTGAGCGCCATCGCCCTGGTGCTCGTTGCGGTGGTGGCCACCGCCGGAATCTTCGGCGCGCGCACCATCTTCCCCGCGGTCAAGAACCTCGTGATGCCGTATCTGGGAAATGCCCATATCCCGCTGCTGGACCACACCCGAGCGCTCTGTGCCAATTTCCGGGACGGGTCCGGTTTGTACAAGGGCAACAAGGTTTTGCTCCTCGGTGTCGAGATCGGGACGGTGACGGAGGTCGCGAACAAAACCGATCACGTTCAGGTCGACTTCGAGATCCCCGAAGATATGGAGCTGCCCGCCGATGTGGGCGCCGCCAGTTATTCGCAGTCGGTGATCACCAATCGCAGCATCGAACTCACCCGGTCATGGAGCGAAGGCCCTAAATTCGCTGGAGACCAATGCATCTCGACGGAGAACACCAGAACACCGGTCACCGTCACCGAATCGTTCTCTGCCATCGGTCAGCTCGCCGACACCCTGATGCAGGCAGCGCCTGGACAGGATCCGGCGAACTCGCCCGGCGTGCAGGCACTCAACAAGACCCTCAAGGGGGCGGCCAGATCCCTTGACGGCGTTGGTCCCGGGTTCAAGGAAATGCTCAACAACCTCACCACGATGGTGGGTGACCCCTATAAGGCCGATGCGGACTACCGGCAGCTGTTCGAGAACAGCGCCATCGTCACGTCGAACTGGTTGCAGTACTGGAATGAGTTCTCGGGCGTGGTCAAGTCGCTCCCCGACGTGGCCCGGTTGATCGCGGGCATCTCCGATAACTTCGCCAGCGGTCTCGACTACTTGACAACCATTCTTCCGACACTGAACGGCATGGTGCAGCGCGCGGCCGGCCGGCTGTACAAGAACGTCTTCGACAAACTGGTGCCCTGGATACGCGATATCCTCAATGCGTACACCCCGCACATCCTGACGTTCTTCAACACCTTGCCACCCATGATCAATTGGCTGGCCGATGACATCTATCTGCCTAACACCAAGACCCACAACGTCACCTATGTACCTCCGCGCGTTGCCATCTCACCCGAGCAGGCCAGTGCCATCTGCCAGAATCTGCGCGACCGCAACACCCCGGGCTCCCAGGCCGCCTGCGCGCCCGGCACCGCCTCGGACCCGGTGACCCTCGGCTTGACGAACCTGATCATGGGGGCGGCACTGTCATGA